A genomic stretch from Engraulis encrasicolus isolate BLACKSEA-1 chromosome 10, IST_EnEncr_1.0, whole genome shotgun sequence includes:
- the arhgef19 gene encoding rho guanine nucleotide exchange factor 19, with translation MLPGYGFSTLPDFQPHLHAFHCRRGDSPDMWMPGPGDTDTPPPPPRPSSLSDSRDARPPLLRQHQHIAVCQQETLAFLDLPDDDTDTDGFLSSLDRDDTTGRLTAVACSTKQQCQKKDPKKDPKNGVALSRKSSSGSSSGSDAATDTEPNHEGSDSGLDVRNSHSESLPPDAESPVLDFLRKRTSLFLPLTPYPGVGDPFEPLQQQQQEAGSPSSPTGSEGLDLWRPHRRTSQNTVKEKSIRRKMRVYSRDSLSDPESLGSPGLECDYLFPGSFESFLEQELGTVGSTLCSRPLSGISSTSNVSSGGAPTPPPPPLASSSHLSASSTDFPEEEDPFAQREEGRRDSVYHRETLLIPEEGLGGVDCVGGAGRGGGGGGGRGSHLLQARAQTASSTATVADPERRRFSASELISRLQLSQRKSFALKLGKSLSARVASRERQASGGHLSPDYKPNSKHRFSGGSTDGGAHSPVASIAPLPSADWSQPLQRRCGKLSMRKDSIEEDGDVSAYVRSSHRLSRFLPSSILYQEYSDVAINREIQRQQGAEFGSEEYRLGDTPSPRNLSPSSSFRSSRGSAFSLWQDIPDVRTSDELDHFSNEERKLQEAKFELVTSEASYIRSLNIAVDHFMMSQELTECLGTQDRQWLFSKLPEVRGVSERFLHDLEQRLEGDILRFDVCDIVLDHSAALQRVYLPYVTNQAYQEQTYQRLLQENPRFPAILARLEEDPICQRLPLTSFLILPFQRITRLKMLVENILKRTTPGSRDEDTATKAFNELKRLIKECNSSVQSMKRMEELIHLNKKIHFEGKIFPLISQSRWLVKHGELLEVDTQTMSISGSKFKLPTRLVYLHLFNDCLLLSRKKDTWKFMVFVHAKIGELKVKDLSQKLQGITGFLFYLQLCDGQQLKHQILLKSHTESNKQRWISAMVPCESKTSLEMAIENDDIAQVQCIKSYQAQEHDELTLEKADILQAKTMTSDGWVEGIRLSDGERGWFPKSYVEEITNRSARLRNLRENIRIKSVTQKLQEDVV, from the exons ATGCTCCCTGGGTATGGATTCTCCACTCTGCCTGACTTCCAGCCTCACCTCCACGCCTTCCATTGCCGCCGAGGAGACAGCCCCGACATGTGGATGCCGGGCCCTGGCGACACTGACACCCCCCCACCGCCGCCGCGGCCCTCATCCCTGAGTGACTCTCGCGACGCCCGGCCTCCCTTGCTGCGGCAGCACCAGCACATTGCCGTGTGCCAACAGGAGACGCTGGCCTTCCTCGACCTCCCCGACGACGACACGGACACCGATGGCTTCCTGTCCTCTCTGGACAGGGACGACACGACCGGTCGCCTCACCGCGGTCGCCTGCTCGACCAAACAGCAGTGCCAAAAAAAGGACCCCAAAAAGGACCCCAAAAACGGGGTGGCCCTTTCCCGCaagagcagcagcggcagcagcagtggcagcgatGCCGCCACGGACACGGAACCCAACCACGAGGGCTCGGATTCGGGCCTGGACGTCCGCAACAGCCACTCCGAGTCGCTTCCGCCAGACGCCGAGAGCCCCGTGCTTGACTTTCTGCGGAAACGCACGTCCCTTTTCCTGCCCCTGACGCCTTATCCCGGCGTTGGGGACCCATTCGAacccctgcagcagcagcagcaggaggctgGCTCGCCATCCTCCCCGACGGGGTCGGAGGGCCTGGACCTGTGGCGACCTCACAGGCGCACGTCTCAGAATACCGTGAAGGAGAAGTCCATAC GGCGCAAGATGCGCGTGTACTCCCGGGACAGCCTGAGCGACCCCGAGTCCCTGGGCAGCCCGGGGCTGGAGTGTGACTACCTCTTCCCCGGCTCCTTCGAGTCCTTCCTGGAGCAGGAGCTGGGCACGGTGGGCTCGACCCTCTGCTCCCGACCCCTCTCcggcatctcctccacctccaacgtCTCCAGCGGCGGAGCTCCCACGCCGCCCCCTCCTCCGCTCGCCTCCTCCTCACACCTCTCCGCCTCCTCCACGGATTTCCCTGAGGAGGAAGACCCATTCGCCCAGAGGGAGGAGGGTCGTCGGGATTCTGTGTACCACAGAGAGACTCTGTTGATCCCTGAAGAAGGACTGGGTGGTGTTGATTGTGTTGGTGGCGCTGgcagaggtggtgggggaggaggaggacgtggtTCCCACCTGCTCCAGGCTCGTGCCCAGACGGCATCGTCGACGGCCACTGTGGCGGACCCCGAGCGCAGGCGCTTCTCGGCCTCAGAGCTCATCTCCCGACTCCAGCTGTCACAGAGGAAGAGCTTTGCACTGAAGCTGGGGAAGTCGCTGTCGGCCCGCGTGGCCTCGCGGGAACGTCAGGCCTCCGGGGGCCACCTCAGCCCAGACT ATAAACCCAACTCCAAACACCGCTTCTCTGGGGGGTCTACAGACGGTGGGGCTCACAGCCCTGTGGCCTCCATTGCTCCACTGCCCTCTGCTGACTGGAGTCAGCCATTGCAGCGACGGTGCGGCAAGCTCAG TATGAGGAAAGACTCCATTGAGGAGGATGGAGATGTCTCTGCCTATGTGCGCAGTTCCCACCGCCTCTCTCGATTCCTGCCAAGCT ccATCCTGTACCAGGAGTACAGCGACGTGGCCATCAACCGGGAGATCCAGCGGCAACAGGGGGCGGAGTTTGGCTCCGAGGAGTACCGCCTGGGAGACACGCCCTCTCCCAGGAACCTATCGCCGTCCAGCTCCTTCCGTTCGTCCAGGGGCTCCGCCTTCTCGCTGTGGCAGGACATCCCAGACGTGCGCACCAGCGATGAGCTGGACCACTTCAGCAATGAGGAGCGCAAACTACAGGAG GCCAAGTTTGAGCTGGTGACGTCCGAGGCCTCCTACATCCGCAGCCTGAACATAGCCGTAGACCACTTCATGATGTCTCAGGAGCTGACTGAGTGTCTGGGCACGCAGGACAGGCAGTGGCTCTTCTCCAAACTCCCGGAGGTCAGGGGTGTCAGTGAAAG GTTCCTGCATGACCTGGAGCAGCGGTTGGAGGGGGACATTCTGCGCTTTGACGTTTGCGACATTGTTCTGGATCACAGCGCTGCACTGCAGAGGGTCTACCTTCCCTACGTGACCAACCAGGCCTATCAAGAACAGACCTACCAACGACTACT GCAGGAGAACCCGCGCTTCCCTGCCATCCTGGCGCGCCTGGAAGAGGATCCCATCTGCCAACGCCTGCCCCTCACCTCCTTCCTCATCCTGCCCTTTCAGCGCATCACCCGTCTCAAGATGCTAGTAGAG AATATTCTTAAGAGGACAACGCCGGGCTCGCGAGATGAGGACACAGCCACAAAGGCCTTTAACGAGTTGAAAAGG CTGATAAAGGAATGCAACTCCAGCGTGCAGTCCATGAAGAGGATGGAGGAACTCATTCATCTCAATAAGAAAATTCACTTCGAGGGCAAG aTTTTTCCTCTGATCTCTCAGTCCCGCTGGCTGGTGAAACATGGTGAACTGCTGGAAGTGGACACGCAGACCATGAGCATATCCGGGTCAAAGTTCAAGCTCCCCACCCGTCTCGTCTACCTGCACCTCTTCAATGACTGCCTTTTACTCTCCCGGAAGAAGGA CACATGGAAGTTTATGGTGTTTGTCCACGCGAAGATCGGGGAGCTGAAGGTGAAGGACCTGAGCCAGAAGCTGCAGGGCATCACCGGCTTCCTCTTCTACCTGCAGCTGTGCGACGGACAGCAGCTTAAGCACCAGATACTGCTCAAGTCCCACACGGA GAGCAACAAACAGAGGTGGATCTCGGCCATGGTCCCTTGTGAATCAAAGACTTCCCTCGAGATGGCCATTGAGAATGATG ACATTGCTCAGGTTCAGTGTATAAAGAGCTACCAGGCTCAAGAACACGATGAATTGACACTGGAAAAGGCTGACATCCTTCAAGCCAAGACCATGACAAGTGATG GCTGGGTGGAGGGCATCCGGCTATCGGACGGTGAACGGGGCTGGTTCCCCAAGAGCTACGTGGAAGAAATCACCAATCGCAGTGCTCGCTTGCGCAACCTGCGAGAGAACATACGTATCAAGAGTGTCACACAGAAACTTCAGGAGGATGTTGTGTGA
- the LOC134456266 gene encoding uncharacterized protein LOC134456266 yields the protein MGCCSVTQRHTGVGIDEVGPDEIELLEIGTGGTGVWSLAENRQSVHNGSDKKRHSVRNGSGLPPPPPPPVRCPSVKHLMHEEPKPVERQISCHDIQIHQDPQAVLWGWSKEDVHHRLYTQPIREWEGRAAHTYGDIIYSSVVTLHNTHTKAMGERYLVLFSFHLLILALDHTRHDFIYEGILPLSAVDVRVISQDPSSPYMFEISGPMVDSKIFVCASAGDRKNWMDNIEDRRYKSLRQQLSPSHSALAYLLPCDETWKREELKRYLLRAPIWQWEGTSIQHMGLPLYLSLVHITNSQKQGPQERLLVLFPMDVLILSVDKQRVRVKYEGRLPRRSIQAVDRSPLSGRLEFQLTGELMEPLYVFCTYPEDYQTWMFQLQQPEKEIHSIASHPAPPLIPKKRRS from the exons ATGGGATGCTGTAGCGTGACCCAGAGGCACACGGGCGTTGGCATCGACGAGGTGGGCCCAGACGAGATTGAGCTTCTGGAGATTGGCACAGGTGGCACAGG GGTCTGGAGTTTAGCCGAGAACAGACAGTCGGTGCATAATGGTTCGGACAAGAAAAGACACTCAGTACGCAATGGCTCAGGtctaccgccaccgccaccaccaccggttCGCTGCCCTTCTGTCAAACACCTCATGCACGAG GAACCCAAACCTGTTGAAAGACAAATATCCTGCCATGACATACAGATCCACCAAGATCCCCAG GCTGTGTTGTGGGGGTGGAGCAAGGAGGATGTGCATCACAGACTATACACACAGCCAATCAGGGAATGGGAAGGGCGAGCCGCGCACACGTATGGAGACATCATCTATTCGTCAGTGGTGAcgcttcacaacacacacaccaag GCTATGGGCGAGAGATACCTTGTGCTCTTCTCCTTCCACCTCCTGATCTTAGCTCTGGACCACACTCGCCACGACTTCATATACGAG GGCATCCTCCCTCTGTCAGCTGTGGATGTGCGTGTCATCTCCCAGGACCCCAGCTCACCATACATGTTTGAGATCAGCG GCCCCATGGTGGACTCCAAGATCTTTGTCTGTGCCAGTGCTGGCGACAGGAAGAATTGGATGGACAACATTGAGGACAGAAGATACAAATCTCTCAGGCAACAGCTGAGCCCTTCGCACAGCGCACTGGCATATTTG CTGCCGTGCGACGAGACCTGGAAGAGAGAGGAGCTGAAGAGGTATCTGCTTCGCGCGCCCATCTGGCAGTGGGAGGGCACATCGATCCAGCACATGGGCCTGCCACTGTACCTGTCCCTGGTGCACATCACCAACTCTCAGAAGCAG GGGCCTCAGGAGCGTCTCCTTGTCCTCTTTCCAATGGACgtcctcattctctctgtcgACAAGCAGCGCGTCCGCGTGAAATACGAG GGGAGGTTACCAAGGAGAAGCATCCAGGCCGTGGATCGGTCGCCGTTGAGTGGGAGACTGGAGTTTCAGCTGACAG GTGAGCTGATGGAGCCTCTGTATGTCTTCTGTACGTACCCTGAGGATTACCAGACCTGGATGTTCCAGCTGCAGCAG CCTGAAAAGGAGATACACTCCATCGCCAGCCACCCTGCACCACCTCTGATTCCAAAGAAGCGCAGAAGCTGA